GAGGTTTGGTAAAGGGTAAAAACAATCGCTAACTGCAATCATTCTTTCAACGGTATTTCCTTAAATATACTTGCTGCAGGCAAGTTCTAATTCGTGATAAGAAATCAAGGGCATTGATACTTATTCGAATTGAAAGGAGTATATGGTTCTATCCGGCTTTGATACCACTTTTTGCGATACACGGTCTTTTAAGAACCTGAATTTCTAAGTGAAGGTTTTTGAAAACCTGCTTAACATTTTCATCAATCAAATCTACAAAAAAATAAGGACATATCCCAAACCGGAATATGTCCTTGTTTTTTGTTTCTGTGCAGGTTACAAAAACTTTAATTTTTTTTCTTTCCTTTTTTAGGGGCATTCAGGGCTTTTGCAATGGCTTTTTCGACCAGAGGGCCCATGACCATATAGCCTTCTTTGTTGGGATGAACTCCATCCTTTGAATATTCAGATTTCATTCCTTTACGGGAATCAACCAGGGATGAATAATAATCCAGATAAACACAGGCATGGGTGTCGGCATAACTTTTGATCATTTTGTTTAAGGATACAATTTTCTCAGCCGGATTTAATCCTTTTCTCCAGGGATAATCATAGACAGGCAGAACGGAACAAAGTACCACTTTTATGCCATTTGCTTTTGCAAGTTCGCTCATTGAGCTGATGTTGTCCATGATCATTTCGAGGGTTGAAGGGCCGGTATTCCCGGCAATATCGTTGGTCCCGGCAAGAATGACTACAACAGAAGGCCTTAGTTTGATGACGTCTGCCCTGAACCTGACCAACATCTGGGGTGAGGTTTGCCCGCTTATTCCCCGGTTGATATAGGGTTTC
This window of the Bacteroidota bacterium genome carries:
- a CDS encoding SGNH/GDSL hydrolase family protein, whose product is MKSINYLFSILLLSFFMGEMVQAQDWPNFNRYRDENAKISAPGSGEKRVVFMGNSITDFWSRVNPEFFAGKPYINRGISGQTSPQMLVRFRADVIKLRPSVVVILAGTNDIAGNTGPSTLEMIMDNISSMSELAKANGIKVVLCSVLPVYDYPWRKGLNPAEKIVSLNKMIKSYADTHACVYLDYYSSLVDSRKGMKSEYSKDGVHPNKEGYMVMGPLVEKAIAKALNAPKKGKKKN